A window of the Gossypium hirsutum isolate 1008001.06 chromosome A05, Gossypium_hirsutum_v2.1, whole genome shotgun sequence genome harbors these coding sequences:
- the LOC107958269 gene encoding peroxidase 42 has translation MRKIMGAKVLFFFALLSFSAVSAFAQDEEDQGLVMNFYKDSCPQAEDIIKEQVKLLYKRHKNTAFSWLRNIFHDCAVQSCDASLLLDSTRRSLSEKETDRSFGLRNFRYIETIKEAVERECPGVVSCADILVLSAREGIVSLGGPYIPLKTGRRDGRRSRADVVEEYLPDHNETISGVLDRFAAMGIDTPGVVALLGAHSVGRTHCVKLVHRLYPEVDPALNPDHVPHILHKCPDQIPDPKAVQYVRNDRGTPMVLDNNYYRNILDNKGLLIVDHQLAYDKRTRPYVKKMAKSQDYFFKEFSRAITLLSENNPLTGSKGEIRKQCNLANKLH, from the exons ATGAGGAAAATCATGGGTGCCAAAGTTCTTTTCTTCTTTGCTTTGCTTTCCTTTTCAGCTGTCTCGGCATTTGCACAGGATGAGGAAGACCAAGGTCTTGTTATGAACTTCTACAAGGATTCTTGTCCTCAGGCTGAAGACATTATCAAGGAGCAAGTTAAGCTACTGTACAAGCGACACAAAAACACTGCTTTTTCTTGGCTGAGAAACATTTTCCATGACTGTGCTGTCCAG TCATGTGATGCTTCACTGCTGCTGGACTCCACAAGAAGGAGCTTGTCTGAGAAGGAGACAGACAGGAGCTTTGGCCTAAGGAATTTCAGGTACATTGAGACCATCAAAGAAGCTGTAGAAAGGGAATGTCCTGGAGTTGTTTCTTGTGCTGATATCCTTGTTCTGTCTGCTAGGGAAGGCATCGTTTCG TTGGGAGGCCCTTATATTCCTCTCAAAACTGGAAGAAGAGACGGTAGAAGGAGCAGAGCAGATGTTGTGGAGGAGTATCTTCCGGACCACAATGAGACCATCTCTGGCGTTCTTGACAGGTTTGCCGCCATGGGTATTGACACCCCTGGAGTCGTTGCCCTCCTAG GAGCTCACAGTGTCGGCAGAACTCACTGTGTGAAGCTGGTGCATCGTTTGTACCCAGAGGTTGACCCTGCCCTCAACCCCGACCATGTTCCACACATACTCCATAAATGCCCTGATCAGATCCCAGACCCCAAGGCCGTCCAGTATGTGAGAAACGACCGTGGGACACCCATGGTTTTGGATAACAACTACTACAGGAACATACTGGACAACAAGGGTTTGTTGATTGTGGATCACCAACTGGCGTACGACAAAAGGACCAGACCTTATGTGAAGAAAATGGCCAAGAGCCAAGACTATTTCTTCAAGGAGTTCTCAAGGGCCATTACTCTCCTCTCTGAGAACAATCCTCTCACTGGTAGCAAGGGTGAGATCAGGAAGCAATGCAATCTTGCAAACAAGCTTCACTAA